Below is a genomic region from Helianthus annuus cultivar XRQ/B chromosome 2, HanXRQr2.0-SUNRISE, whole genome shotgun sequence.
CGGAGGAATGTCCTGAAGGAAGGTGATAGGAAGGTCGGTGCGGTGAGTATCGGATGTGGATGGAGGAAACAAGGGAGCATCGAATGGTACAACGATAGGTGCGGGAGGGGGAGTGACTGGAACTACGTACGGAGGGTAGTCATCCTCCTCAATCCACCCATTGCTGCAGTGGGCGTACCTCGGGTCCATGTGGGTAGCGAATGGTGCAAGGTCATCAAAGATAGCTATGGGATATGGTATCTCAACGGCTGGTGGTGCAACAACGGGTGTATCAGAGGCAGTAACATGGTCGATGGCAAGAACGGGCTTGGAAGTGACTGGAGCGGGCTGATAATCAACAAGCATGGCAGGAATCAGATCATCTGGATGAGCAGGAGCCTCAGCAGGCTGCTCCAACTCCATCTCCTCATCTGCGTCTATGCGAGGAATGGAACCGAGTCCCAACAGTGGGATATGTGAAGCTATCGAATCAATGGAACCTGAAGCGGATGAATCGGACTGAACCTCCATATCAGGAAGCTCGACCATGGGAACAATAGGATCAACAACTGGGATATCAATATGCGGAACACCGTCCTCCACCGGGGCCCCACCATCCTGGTctccctccgggggaccctcgaTGAGTAGGTCGATGTCACCATCGGGTAACGCGTCGATAGGTTGTTCCTCAAAAGGAACTGCAGCGAAGGGGAGAGGGGCAGGGATGGGAACAAGAGGTAGGTCCTCTCCTGGTGGGCCGTCAGCTAGGGGTACGTCGTCTCCAAAGATCAGTAGGGCAAAAGGCTGGAAGTCGTCTTCGTCTGTGCTCGTGGTGTCTGAGGTGTAAACTCCCGAATCAGTGGCCATCTCGTCCTCAGAGGTAAAAGTCCTCGGGTCACTCGCGTCGGATACTCCACTACCGGATgatgccatggtgtctgtaacacaaccacaacatatgcacacaaataaggtaagcatgtaaacaaataacaatgaaatcatgtatgcatcctagtcttcccagactatcccacccaaactctaagactgaattccctagtctctcagactaactccctggcctctaagaccaacctcccagtctctaagactaattccctggcctctaagaccaacctcccagtctctaagactcaaatttttccccagcctctaaggctaaacatccccaatctctaagattgaatccctcagtctctaagactgaactccctcagtctctaaaactgatacaaaaattttgaaaagtgtatttgtgccctttttgtttgtaaatatgtttgtgcactggatctggacttttagtgtatgcaaaTGAAAAAACGTTTGAAatcattttcgtgagagccctagtgatcatagtctagactcgagaaggaatcctagttcgctatgatcgaggctctgataccaagctgtcacacaccctggcttttgcggaagcgtgggtttatttggtgtgacttcttaatatcatagcaacaatcacaacatgctatatgataaagacatatgatgttcatccattaaaatgattaaaaatgcataacatattgttttaaaacatcaaccacaagaatgcgttacaaaacatgacttgtttaaaaatgagttcataagactcgacaaaagactatcaacaacacaaggatttgagacatgcaactcgtccaggaaagagttacccttcccaaacctacgactccggatgacatccttattaagtacgcagctaatcatgcatcacttgccagatccaaattaattccctgaaatacatgtagtttaaaaagtcaacaaaaagttgagcgagttcatgtgtaaggctgtgtgtataaaccgtttaatatgtctgtaagtaaaattgtccctggtatgtagcaataaggaaaaatgatcaccattgggttgcaaatccaatagtatatgtgaatgatgcaggaagactcaaacctagcaaatttgtctccggtatgaagacatagtcaccactatgggcccccggcctcatgggtgtgggctcgctacacccaaatagatctatcactcatgtcccatggtcctacgatgaggattaatggccttaagtgtcatgcccaccactcacttgatcgcgtaataaaaacccctccttaagctaatcataccaattATAAATTGTCTGAAATAaattgtaaacatgtattccacccccgaagtataaaaccgaaaacagtaaaggaatagggggtcatgaactcaccgtagtgcgtcttgactcgaacttaactctttccgctacacgactacctacaacgtactaatgtctattagacgaacgggccgtgccttggcttagagtttagtgttttgattgtgttactttggtattattttgttaaaacaataataattattttaaattaaatagcgttcttagaaaaatagttagacaactatttcgtatctattttctcgaatattttactaagtgttcggattttcggaaaatttcggcagagtctcctctgtaatagaggtttccatgcttaaatagcatatcattttcttttacatatatccaatagttcattttcaataaccaaaccgacatatagacatacaaaacgttacatacttcatttcagctttattgctcgaaaccggactgttttcgaagatttttataaaatagttatccttttccaaaaattctcaaatttttacagaatgtcacatATGTTCCAAGGTTTATTGtgaaaaaatatcaaagtccaattcgttacccatattttatagaaaatcattttctcgactgcaatcagatttgttaccttctgattgcagtttacggaaatattcactaaagattaaccgtaagtccgtttgatgaaattccagttggagggtcgtcctgacaatggtgtctatctattgtaaaaatttcatgagttgattttacccaggttttaagttatgactccgaaaataacacactttttctgcagtaaaaaatgcagcttgagctgctgtccaaaaatagtcttttaaaaatggtaaacggtctcgaaaaattatgattccagtgccatttgtttagttattccaaaatcattttaggctttagaaaatccgtttttcgacttaaaatgatcccgttacagcctgttgaagttggctggaaatccaactcagcaagctgtttacattgtagaagcgactaaaagtgcataaacgaagatcctaaccatggtttattgatgaacaaatgttaaaacttcaatcatgctttaaccaaccctaaaccattcagatttcaacctcacacaacctttttatatgTGGTTTTTAGGCAGAAACTTAAGTTCATATTTTAGTGTTTAAACTTTTGTGTGTGTCATAAACATTCAACAAATCATAACAAGAATCAAGGTGGAACAAGAGtatgaagggacttactactagcacaaggctagggtagtaatcttaggatgagatgatggTGAAAAGTTGGTGACAAAGCTTGAATCAAACTTCCTTGAAAGCCCTTCAATCTTACACTTCTATGGATGAACTTCAACCTTTGAATGAGAGCTTTTAGTGGAAGAAATGGAGATGGTGAAGAATGATGGTGGTGATTTCGGTTATGAGAGGGGGGGGTATGTGGGCCAAAAtatagagagaggagagaggggaTTGAGTGCAAGCTTTGAAGTAATGATGATCATCATCTTGGAAATGCACCCTTCTAATCCTAGGGTAATCATACCCAACTTTTGGCCAATAGAAACAAGATCCTCTTTACACAAAATCTAAACTAAAATATCTTCAATAATTTGGGCAGAtttttggttggggggggggggtaaagtgtaaatttttttggtaattagtaggtaattaTTAGAAGGTTAAAGGTATTTAcgagtatagtgggtgtatgtcttgtttacatggtgcatggggatttttgtgaccataattaatttaaaatgataaaataatatttctaacaatattttcatgtctcgggtaatgtctggtttttcggtttcgcatcgttccgttaaagcgtttaattgtcccgtaaagcgtcttttgtgcatctttttgtaacgaaattaattccaacacttagtaaagtgtccaggaccatttagtcaatactctgtataatatgagtgtgttaaagctgaattgttactaaaaatgtggaattctgtaattaaattgcgttttaggcactttccgacactcaaactatcacctagtgacatagtcttattgtcctcacttccctacactccatactggtgtagtggtttatccctggcccatactggcctaaaaatagtatctgtctaagtgctggcattgtcagcatgtgtctgagttatccgcttactgtgctaactgtgctttgtgcatcaggtttgtcactaagagtctgtacgaaataattggagtgactgtatgtaaagaatgcacatgtatgtatataacataaatcagtaagcagtttaaagtgtcagatgtagtcaagcacagtcattaagcacataattagggttaattaatttgtacagtacctgtaattatgcGGGTTGTCACAAAAGTTAGGGTTCGACAAGTCGAAAGTTACATGCTTTAAATTTAAAGAACgtggtcacttcaaaagagaatgtcctaaccgtgaagtgaacaatcatcaaaacccgttCACAAATGACTATTATAGGCAGGCATTCTATCACCGACCAAACTAACAGCCAGCTGTTCAGAGGCCGCAGATTGAGAATAAGCCGGAAAAAGCGCTCATTGTgaatcaagacgatgaaaaggtcgctgaaggtttcagttgggataaatatatccccGGTAGCGATGGGCAGGCCATGATGGCAGAAGTAGTTGCAATATCTGAGATGGTGTCTGAGCCGGAAATAGTTACTGAAGATGTTTCTGTGGTTGCTGAAGAGGTTTCTGCTGAAAATGTGGTCGATATTGAAGAAATAGCTGCTGAAATGTATTATTACCAGTCAGAGCAGGAGGTATTGGCAAGTTCAATGAAATCGATAACGCCTCCTaaaatttttgaatcttttgcaggttatttcgaAGAACCAAAGACCGGATCATGCCAAAGATTTGAAGATAAGAAAAAAGTCGTTGAAGAATTGATCGACGTGTCGAAAGAGCTGACTGGAGAGGCATTGAAGGACATAGCTGATAAAGCTCTAATGGGAAAGCTGAGAGAGGTAGACTCAGAACTCGAGAAGTCAGAGTCTGTCAGTACTGTGTCGGTCAAAAAGGAGTCTGATAAGAAATCTGGAGTTCAGGAGATCAAATCAGTCAAAATGTCTGAGTCTGAGTTAAACAATGTCGGTAAAATTGATTGTGTTGAGCAGGTTGTGGAAAAagttgtttcaatccctgaaatACCATGCCAACAGTGTTTAGAaccgtgcatggagtgtcttgaaaaagtcACTAAGTATAAGAAATTGAAACACCATGCTGATATGCTTAAATTTGACCTTGGCCAAGTTAAAGAGGCGTATGATACTCTTGCTAGGTCAATGaaaatgatccaaaaagaaagtgttgaaaacggtaaagcaacaaaattggctaaagcaacactgtttgataaacaaattgaagtcaattttcatttagacacgaTCGCATCACTTAAAAAGGAGCTTGAAttggctaaaattgaaaatgatcggattgataaaaagttgatgagttatgtggcgtcATCGTATGTTCTTGAACAGATTGTCCCTCAGCAGCCACATGCTGCACCAGTctttaagagcgttccacccccaatgtggaatcattatacacagaaatatccagatggggtggaagctgctttgaaTCTCAAATTGAGATCGATTGAGGATGATCTGCCTGAAAGCATAGATGTCACTTTCTCTGCATCCGATACCGACAACGAATCACAGGTTATCAAAACCGTTGTCAATCAGGTATTGGATGAGGAGAGTGATAAATCTGAAGAGTCTCAATCTGAAAAGGCTGTTAGTGAttctgaagatgaaggaaattTCTTAGATCGGTTCATACCGAAATCAGAAaagagtgcgaatgatgatccgattatggtggtatacactatgattggaacagacaaactttattccgatTTCGAGTATCCTCTTCAGAATGTGAAGATTGATAATGTCGAAAAAGTGTTTAAAttggttgaaatgaacattaacgaggttaataacaatgaattcttttcaaaacctaaaaagtCGTTTGTTACATCACGTCCTACAAGTTCGGGAAAGAAAGAAGGGGATGGTAAAGGTAGTAACAAGAAGAACAATGTTAAAAACAAAGGAATAggttttgagaagaaaacggCTAAGCAGGTGTTTAAGCTGAAAGAGAAGATGAATGATATTTTTGTCGCTGGTCCAAGTGTAGACGATGAGAAggattatatttttagtcaaaaggttgtggacgatttcaatgcagcgaaaAAGTTGAAAGAAGAGACAGTCAAATCAACTTTTGTTGAATATGACAAAAGGGTGTGTTATCGCTGTAGTGAAATCGGGCACATGGCGAAACAGTGCAAGAAAGTGATTGAGAAacctgtttttgtaaaaccacgtgttcaaaaacaaactgttcAAAAACCAACTGTTCAAAAATCAAACGTTCCAAAACCTCGACCTAAATCACCGATTGACACAAAAGGTAAAAAGCCGATGGTTTCTCCGATCCGCATTTTAAAGAGAGGGGAATccttgaagtcggaggataagccgaaatcgactttcgaggttggcgaatcctctaagtctcgcaagacttcaaaaatttaccctaaaacaaaaattttcgaaaaccaattgtaggaccgttttgagacctgacgagtcgttcagaagagcgcttagacagaatcagaggcggaattcattgattcggtcttcgtaaagcttgatttcactacttaacgtctcctttattgattatatgacaaatatacaagattctggagacaaacgggcagagcttcgccggttcacacacacacactgttaTAAGATCCGCTCCAAGTgaccccctatatatagacactatggttcgcttatatggacatgtccatataagcggaccactcatcatgtcacataagcgaaccacctAAGTGACAGATAAGTGAACCTATGTGTAAAGTGACTAATAAGCGGACCACTCTATataccctataagcgaacctaccaaatacaagatttctcgttttccgttcacaatacaatcagccctaccctaagactcgaacgaagatgtagtcgacagacaactgcaccaacagactcccccttgaatgttgacggaatcttcagtgagagtcttcaatcattcacagctcttcaatcttgttcgatcttcttcaggaactctgcctggaatcatATCTTTTTTTAGGAACTACATCCTGGAATCatgtgcctggatctttctctggctctaactttcatcagactccccctatcaacgagctgggatcgctgtctggcatttgttatcaccattgaaatcaaatcctggctttatcagtttaagCTCTCCTCAGGTTCTGCTATacctcctggctttccgtagcaacaggatcagaaacctgcaacactcaaacactctattacaaaccaaaataat
It encodes:
- the LOC110893269 gene encoding uncharacterized protein LOC110893269, producing the protein MAEVVAISEMVSEPEIVTEDVSVVAEEVSAENVVDIEEIAAEMYYYQSEQEVLASSMKSITPPKIFESFAGYFEEPKTGSCQRFEDKKKVVEELIDVSKELTGEALKDIADKALMGKLREVDSELEKSESVSTVSVKKESDKKSGVQEIKSVKMSESELNNVGKIDCVEQVVEKVVSIPEIPCQQCLEPCMECLEKVTKYKKLKHHADMLKFDLGQVKEAYDTLARSMKMIQKENGVEAALNLKLRSIEDDLPESIDVTFSASDTDNESQVIKTVVNQVLDEESDKSEESQSEKASFVTSRPTSSGKKEGDGKGSNKKNNVKNKGIGFEKKTAKQVFKLKEKMNDIFVAGPSVDDEKDYIFSQKVVDDFNAAKKLKEETVKSTFVEYDKRVCYRCSEIGHMAKQCKKVIEKPVFVKPRVQKQTVQKPTVQKSNVPKPRPKSPIDTKGKKPMGLPKSIPSKWIMDSGASRHMTGTLALLYDVKSINGSYVGFAGNQGGRIGSSVIFDPLHSSCCDLDVKKNTELAKFSSILEFMGRIPIQKALTDQRPLYRSHIECFWENASYDDENKEISSIVEVHGENKKIIVT